One segment of Triticum aestivum cultivar Chinese Spring chromosome 2A, IWGSC CS RefSeq v2.1, whole genome shotgun sequence DNA contains the following:
- the LOC123188172 gene encoding skin secretory protein xP2 (The sequence of the model RefSeq protein was modified relative to this genomic sequence to represent the inferred CDS: added 43 bases not found in genome assembly), with translation TTPATPAPAAAPPTKATPAPAKAPAAAPPTKAAASPPAPAPKASTPPVEAPVAAPPAPVAEAPATIPTKPDAPAPAPAKKKKKSSSKKKKSKAPAPAPVAAEAPTKSKKAKAPAASDDSEAPGPALDAAADDTAGAIQSMAGNIMSACAMALGLLALLA, from the exons AGGCCACCCCAGCACCAGCCAAGGCTCCCGCCGCGGCACCGCCCACCAaggccgccgcctcgccccctGCCCCGGCTCCCAAGGCCAGCACCCCGCCGGTCGaggcccccgtcgccgcccctcccgCTCCCGTCGCCGAGGCACCCGCCACCATCCCCACCAAGCCCGACGCCCCCGCGCCCGCcccggccaagaagaagaagaagtcgtcctccaagaagaagaagagcaaggccccGGCCCCCGCTCCCGTCGCCGCCGAGGCCCCCACcaagtccaagaaggccaaggccccCGCGGCCTCCGACGACTCCGAAGCCCCCGGCCCCGCACTCGATGCTGCCGCCGACGACACCGCG GGCGCGATCCAGAGCATGGCAGGGAACATCATGTCGGCGTGCGCGATGGCGCTGGGCCTCCTCGCCCTCCTCGCCTAG